A window of Trichoderma atroviride chromosome 3, complete sequence contains these coding sequences:
- a CDS encoding uncharacterized protein (EggNog:ENOG41~TransMembrane:1 (i51-70o)), producing the protein METRYGERIYYKAPVLLNKHNASRLLLSFGPGSSTLPLSNMVASSGRRRNVFVAALIAMSFAIVFYYNSYPDPEGLIAMLPHGAKLLNTTLPSSLLSPSSNSSKTSPDSGSDSAPEPKTSRLHYLIPASQPNLHFCYNLVSSAVNRYPVPTLLGWHGEDEFDAAKTHLAKLRTMERYFNSLPPDEDDDLAIIVDGYDILIQLPPEIMVERYFQVAERADAHLAQRFDISVGELHRRGLRQTIFLGPDKICWPIDPVAPRCWTAPESPIPPVAWGPDRGDNAMFYADPRWLNSGTIMGPIGDLRKYIAATMDEIRATHDPLYEFRESDQYYMANVWGRQEYWRSRMMGSELPEFPPDKIIPAKSDPFQTTEYHVAIEYESALFQTRAGYQPYFGYMQFNESGLTTKLAVDVREQGPLFEPPTIKMPKSIVASLSKLYDAIPEAHPGSTSADWLGVVELGVNFITHHIYGLWHCTGPKEFVQFEYPTLWFYPYVKSLLKAAVKASQAGEPLTHKLIDGRKWVPKNYYPAGDTPDDEFGGAWTDLNGEFAPWRDLCEPHNDLLFEGEESTPTLGAGGLV; encoded by the exons ATGGAAACCCGGTATGGTGAACGCATCTACTACAAGGCGCCAGTgcttttaaataagcataatGCCTCTCGCTTACT CTTGTCGTTCGGCCCTGGGTCGTCGACGCTCCCACTATCAAACATGGTTGCCTCATCAGGTAGGCGGCGAAACGTCTTCGTTGCCGCATTAATTGCCATGTCCTTTGCCATAGTCTTTTACTACAATTCATATCCTGACCCT GAAGGACTCATTGCTATGCTACCACATGGTGCTAAACTCTTAAACACAACACTGCCGTCTTCTCTACTATCGCCGTCTTCAAACTCCTCGAAAACCAGTCCGGATTCTGGTTCAGATTCGGCCCCGGAGCCAAAGACGTCGAGGCTGCACTATCTcattccagccagccagccaaacTTACATTTCTGTTACAATCTAGTTTCCTCGGCCGTCAACCGCTATCCGGTTCCTACACTGCTAGGCTGGCATGGAGAGGACGAATTCGATGCCGCAAAGACTCATCTTGCCAAGCTGCGAACCATGGAACGATATTTCAACTCGCTCCCTCccgatgaggacgacgatcTGGCAATCATCGTGGATGGCTATGATATTCTCATCCAGCTGCCTCCCGAGATTATGGTCGAGAGATACTTTCAAGTTGCCGAGCGCGCGGATGCTCATCTGGCGCAACGGTTTGATATCAGCGTTGGCGAGCTCCACCGACGTGGTCTTCGCCAGACCATCTTCCTGGGACCTGACAAAATCTGTTGGCCCATTGATCCCGTAGCGCCCCGATGCTGGACTGCTCCCGAATCACCCATCCCACCAGTTGCTTGGGGCCCGGATAGGGGAGATAATGCCATGTTCTATGCCGACCCGCGGTGGCTGAATTCAGGGACAATCATGGGGCCCATTGGCGATCTGAGGAAATACATTGCGGCGACAATGGACGAGATCAGGGCCACACACGATCCTTTGTACGAGTTCAGAGAATCGGACCAGTACTACATGGCCAATGTTTGGGGCCGACAGGAATATTGGCggtcgaggatgatgggCAGCGAACTCCCAGAATTCCCGCCTGACAAGATTATCCCGGCCAAGAGCGACCCTTTCCAGACGACCGAGTACCATGTTGCAATTGAGTACGAGTCTGCGCTGTTCCAGACCAGGGCGGGATACCAGCCTTATTTTGGATATATGCAATTCAATGAATCTGGCTTGACAACTAAACTTGCCGTCGATGTCCGCGAACAAGGGCCTTTATTTGAGCCCCCCACCATCAAGATGCCAAAGAGCATCGTGGCTTCGCTGAGCAAACTCTATGATGCTATCCCAGAAGCTCACCCGGGGTCTACATCAGCAGATTGGCTCGGCGTTGTCGAACTGGGCGTCAACTTCATCACCCATCATATCTACGGCCTCTGGCACTGCACCGGGCCCAAGGAGTTTGTCCAGTTTGAATATCCCACGCTGTGGTTCTATCCCTATGTCAAATCTCTACTCAAAGCCGCCGTCAAGGCCTCACAGGCCGGCGAACCTCTGACGCATAAACTCATCGATGGCCGAAAGTGGGTTCCGAAGAACTACTATCCAGCTGGCGATACTCCTGATGACGAATTCGGCGGGGCCTGGACGGACTTGAATGGTGAGTTTGCTCCGTGGAGAGATCTCTGCGAGCCTCACAACGATTTGCTTTTTGAAGGGGAAGAGAGCACGCCGACTCTGGGAGCGGGTGGACTGGTTTGA
- a CDS encoding uncharacterized protein (EggNog:ENOG41~TransMembrane:3 (o251-274i281-301o336-357i)~BUSCO:EOG092D3A58), with protein MADSRETTASTTPQPDMTRNRLPTLFEVLSRRTLPPVDLFSFYIYMRDQQRSVDYLDFWLDVSQHMSLCRHYVRELRRSVLIATPDLEKTSKRSSILDLGDLESRAAGPSGYPTEKERDHDAHMSAFLREDQSHESPQTQSGSNHTKPSPPFSQSHDATDSNSPAHTVARQDIRASAEKILYTFLMPGAEREITLPGSITQDVTASIEEYGRDDPEVFDVAKDYVFQAMERDAFPGFLRMKALGNLIPPTLVMRLIIGLVAMFGAFWTSFILIFLDKSRALRCWLILPFTIGVYFLASYQYSLDPILALIGFSEYTPFNFSRIREPYVRRMLAKRAMMVLAVTLLIDAGLCVLFILVPGKRL; from the exons ATGGCGGACAGTCGAGAAACCACGGCGTCAACTACGCCCCAGCCCGACATGACGCGCAACCGATTGCCGACCCTTTTCGAGGTTTTGAGCCGTCGCACACTTCCACCCGttgatctcttctctttctacaTCTATATGCGAGACCAACAGCGATCCGTAGATTACCTGGACTTTTG GCTGGATGTCTCACAACACATGTCCCTTTGTCGTCACTACGTCCGCGAACTTCGACGATCTGTTCTCATAGCGACCCCAGACCTGGAAAAGACATCTAAGCGATCGTCGATACTGGACCTTGGCGACCTGGAATCTCGTGCGGCTGGTCCATCGGGGTACCCAActgaaaaggaaagagatcACGATGCGCATATGTCGGCCTTTTTGCGCGAAGATCAGAGCCATGAATCACCCCAGACACAGAGCGGCTCGAATCACACCAAACCTAGCCCTCCATTCAGCCAATCTCATGATGCGACGGACTCAAACTCTCCGGCCCATACGGTGGCTCGACAGGATATAAGGGCCTCTGCCGAGAAGATTCTCTATACCTTTTTGATGCCTGGAGCCGAGAGAGAGATTACGCTGCCCGGATCAATCACCCAGGATGTTACGGCTAGCATTGAAGAGTATGGTCGAGACGACCCCGAAGTCTTTGATGTGGCCAAGGACTACGTATTTCAGGCAATGGAACGAGATGCGTTTCCCGGTTTCTTGCGCATGAAGGCATTGGGCAATCTCATCCCCCCGACGCTTGTTATGCGTCTCATCATTGGACTTGTTGCCATGTTTGGAGCTTTTTGGACTTCATTCATCCTAATATTTCTCGATAAATCTAGAGCACTCCGATGCTGG CTCATTCTTCCATTCACTATTGGCGTTTACTTCCTGGCGTCATACCAATATTCCCTAGACCCAATATTGGCACTCATCGGATTCAGCGAGTACACACCCTTTAACTTCTCGCGCATTAGAGAACCCTATGTCCGCCGCATGCTTGCAAAGCGCGCTATGATGGTATTGGCTGTGACTCTGCTGATCGATGCTGGGCTATGTGTTTTGTTCATTCTTGTCCCGGGCAAAAGACTCTAA
- a CDS encoding uncharacterized protein (EggNog:ENOG41~TransMembrane:10 (i47-63o75-97i109-130o136-156i163-182o188-206i227-250o256-277i289-310o316-335i)) — protein MSRRSQDVALLTPEEQDFKDIEAGKSESDAQNQNLDHEYSIPSTVKFTWLGTYFFLSLVLTLYNKLVLGMFHFPWLLTFLHTSFASLGTYAMLQMGYFKLSRLGRRENLSLVAFSALFTANIAVSNLSLAMVSVPFYQTMRMLTPIFAIVIFRVWYGRTYSTMTYLSLVPLIIGATMTTAGEMSFSDAGFLLTILGVILAALKTVVTNRFMTGSLALPPVEFLMRMSPLAALQALACATASGEVAGFRALVRSGEINLAPASASLAGNGFLALLLNISSFNTNKLAGALTMTVCGNLKQCLTVMLGIFLFNVSVDFLNGAGMAVTMMGAAIYSKAELDNKNKKKQQQQEASFKPTEQR, from the exons ATGTCTAGGCGCTCACAGGACGTTGCGCTCCTGACTCCCGAGGAGCAGGATTTCAAGGACATTGAAGCTGGAAAAAGCGAAAGCGATGCCCAGAATCAAAACCTCGACCATGAATACTCAATACCCAGCACCGTCAAGTTCACTTGGCTGGGAACCtactttttcctctctctggTCCTCACTCTCTACAACAAGCTGGTCCTTGGCATG TTTCATTTTCCCTGGCTTCTAACGTTCCTCCACACTTCTTTCGCCAGTCTGGGAACATATGCCATGCTGCAAATGGGCTACTTCAAGCTCTCACGCCTCGGTCGTCGCGAAAACCTTTCCCTCGTCGCCTTCAGCGCTCTCTTTACCGCCAACATTGCCGTTTCCAACCTGTCCCTGGCCATGGTTTCTGTTCCTTTCTACCAGACAATGCGCATGCTTACccccatctttgccattgtcatttTCCGCGTGTGGTATGGCCGAACATATAGCACAATGACatatctctctctcgttcCTTTGATCATCGGTGCTACTATGACCACCGCCGGTGAAATGAGCTTCTCAGACGCCGGATTCCTCCTCACCATCCTGGGTGTCATTCTTGCTGCCCTCAAG ACTGTTGTTACCAACCGATTCATGACCGGATCATTGGCCCTCCCTCCCGTCGAGTTCCTCATGCGCATGTCTCCCCTCGCCGCTCTCCAGGCTCTGGCCTGTGCCACGGCTTCTGGAGAGGTTGCCGGCTTCCGCGCGCTCGTCAGAAGCGGCGAAATTAATCTTGCGCCCGCGTCTGCTTCTCTTGCTGGCAACGGTTTCTTGGCGCTACTTCTCAACATCTCATCCTTCAATACCAACAAGCTGGCCGGCGCCCTGACCATGACCGTCTGCGGCAACCTCAAGCAATGCTTGACTGTCATGCTTGGTATTTTCCTATTCAACGTCAGTGTGGATTTCCTCAATGGCGCCGGCATGGCCGTCACAATGATGGGAGCTGCCATCTACAGCAAGGCCGAGCTAgacaacaaaaacaaaaagaagcagcagcagcaagaggccTCTTTCAAGCCTACTGAGCAGAGGTAG
- a CDS encoding uncharacterized protein (TransMembrane:8 (i378-400o412-432i453-476o482-502i669-691o711-733i1066-1085o1091-1114i)~BUSCO:EOG092D08R4) produces MAPAYIKVPGRDIDEDAGLAPKSAHMATTTLRVGGMTCGSCTSAVEGGFKNVQGVDNVSVSLVMERAVVTHDAQIVSAEKVRTIIEDTGFDAEVVSTDLLTPVVTRFTDKAIESEDDGVVTTTVAIEGMTCGACTSAVEGGFKDVPGVKTFSISLLSERAVIEHDSKLLSAEKIAEIIEDRGFGAEIVDSKANAKAEGPASTVATTTVAVEGMTCGACTSAVEGGFKGVEGVLKFNISLLAERAVITHDTAKLSADKIAEIIEDCGFGATVLSTAFDAHDQNGTSTTSQFKVYGSPDAAAAKALEEKLLALPGVQSASLSLSTDRLSVTHKPTVTGLRAIVEEVETAGFNALVAESQDNNAQLESLAKTKEITEWKNTFRLCVAVAVPVMFISMILPMAFPSLDFGVIEIISGLYLGDLVCMIAITPIQFGVGKRFYISAYKSLKHRAPTMDVLVALGSSCAYFFSVIAMIISIALPPHTRPGVFFETSGMLFTFISLGRFLENRAKGQTSKALSRLMSLAPSMATIYADPIAVEKASESWAKSAEESTDNMAQRSEEANASVYEERNIPTDLLQAGDIVVIRPGDKIPADGVIVRGETYVDESMVTGEAMPVQKRLGSNLIGGTVNGNGRVDFRVTRAGRDTQLSQIVKLVQDAQTTRAPIQKLADTLAGYFVPLILALSLLTLLVWLILSHALPHPPMIFMKDNSGGKVMVCLKICISVIVIACPCALGLATPTAVMVGTGVGAENGILIKGGAALETTTKITQVVFDKTGTITRGKMSVAKMELVTGWKGDSLRKRLWWSVVGLAEMGSEHPIGRAILAAAKEGLGILDAESAVPGSVVDFKLTVGGGINALVEPALSGERTRYRVLAGNVKFLESNGVEVPQSAIDAADQTNSSTKGKGKGSPSENVSAGTTNIFIAIDGNYTGHLCLSDIIKDGALWAISVLHRMGVKTAMVTGDQRPTALAVAAVVGISPENVYAGVSPDMKQTIIKQIQEQGEVVAMVGDGINDSPALATADVGIAMASGTDVAMEAADIVLMRPDDLLCVPSAMHLTRHIFRRIKMNLAWACLYNIIGIPLAMGFFLPLGVHLHPMVAAGAMACSSVSVVLSSLMLKYWKRPQWFEENSLDASGNSNLQWKSGSGIVGWAREMFGRARGTKRGEGYVALEDLEA; encoded by the exons ATGGCTCCGGCATACATCAAGGTCCCCGGGCGGGATAtcgatgaagatgcaggCCTTGCGCCCAAGAGTGCGCACATGGCAACGACCACACTGCGCGTTGGCGGCATGAC GTGCGGATCATGTACGTCGGCAGTCGAAGGTGGTTTCAAGAATGTCCAAGGTGTCGACAACGTCTCTGTCAGCCTCGTCATGGAGCGCGCAGTTGTCACGCACGATGCGCAGATCGTCAGCGCCGAAAAAGTCCGAACGATCATCGAGGATACCGGATTCGACGCCGAGGTTGTTTCGACGGACCTCTTGACCCCAGTTGTTACTCGGTTTACAGACAAGGCCATCGAGAGTGAAGACGACGGAGTAGTAACGACAACGGTCGCCATTGAGGGCATGACATGTGGTGCTTGTACCTCTGCCGTAGAGGGCGGTTTCAAGGATGTTCCTGGCGTCAAGACCTTCAGCATATCGCTCCTCTCAGAACGAGCCGTCATCGAGCACGATTCGAAGCTTCTGTCAGCCGAGAAAATCGCGGAAATCATTGAAGACAGAGGCTTTGGCGCCGAAATTGTTGATAGCAAAGCCAATGCAAAGGCTGAAGGCCCGGCAAGTACCGTTGCCACTACGACTGTAGCCGTCGAGGGAATGACATGCGGTGCCTGTACTTCTGCTGTCGAGGGAGGCTTCAAGGGAGTTGAGGGCGTCTTGAAATTCAACATCAGTCTTCTGGCCGAGCGCGCAGTCATTACTCACGACACTGCGAAGCTCTCTGCTGATAAGATCGCCGAAATCATTGAAGACTGCGGATTTGGTGCTACAGTATTGTCTACTGCTTTTGACGCCCACGATCAAAATGGCACATCAACTACCTCTCAGTTCAAGGTCTATGGTAGCCCagatgctgccgctgcaaaGGCCCTCGAAGAAAAGCTGCTGGCTCTTCCTGGTGTCCAGTCCGCTTCACTTAGTCTCTCTACGGATCGCCTTTCCGTCACACATAAGCCTACCGTCACGGGCCTTCGCGCAATTGTCGAGGAGGTAGAAACAGCGGGCTTTAATGCCCTGGTGGCGGAGAGTCAGGACAACAACGCACAGCTCGAGTCGCTggccaaaacaaaagaaatcaCAGAGTGGAAAAACACCTTCAGGCTCTGTGTCGCAGTGGCTGTCCCGGTCATGTTCATCAGCATGATCCTGCCAATGGCTTTCCCCAGCTTAGATTTCGGTGTCATTGAGATCATCTCTGGTCTCTATCTCGGCGACCTCGTCTGCATGATCGCCATCACACCCATTCAGTTTGGTGTCGGAAAACGATTTTACATTTCAGCCTACAAGTCACTCAAGCACCGTGCTCCCACGATGGACGTCCTTGTCGCTCTTGGTAGTTCATGCGCCTACTTCTTTAGCGTTATTGCTATGATCATTTCTATTGCCCTACCACCACACACTCGACCGGGTGTGTTCTTCGAGACTAGCGGCATGCTTTTCACCTTCATTTCCCTCGGCCGCTTCCTCGAGAACCGCGCCAAAGGCCAAACTTCAAAGGCTCTGTCCCGGCTCATGTCTCTCGCCCCATCAATGGCAACCATCTATGCCGATCCTATTGCCGTAGAGAAGGCATCGGAATCATGGGCCAAATCTGCTGAAGAATCTACAGACAACATGGCCCAGCGTTCAGAGGAGGCAAATGCTTCGGTGTATGAGGAAAGAAACATCCCGACCGATCTGCTCCAGGCTGGGGACATTGTCGTTATTCGACCTGGTGATAAAATCCCGGCCGACGGTGTCATTGTCAGGGGCGAAACCTATGTCGATGAGAGCATGGTAACCGGAGAGGCTATGCCTGTGCAGAAGCGCCTTGGTTCCAACCTGATCGGAGGAACGGTCAACGGCAATGGTAGAGTGGATTTCCGTGTCACTCGAGCTGGTCGCGATACCCAACTCAGCCAAATTGTGAAGCTTGTTCAGGACGCCCAGACCACGAGGGCCCCTATCCAGAAGCTGGCCGACACTTTGGCAGGCTACTTTGTTCCTTTGATTTTGGCTCTCAGCTTACTCACTCTCCTCGTATGGTTGATTCTCAGCCATGCTCTTCCCCACCCGCCCATGATCTTCATGAAGGACAACAGCGGCGGCAAGGTCATGGTTTGCCTCAAGATTTGTATCTCCGTCATTGTAATTGCATGCCCTTGTGCCCTTGGTTTAGCGACACCAACTGCCGTCATGGTCGGAACCGGTGTTGGAGCGGAGAATGGTATCCTCATCAAGGGCGGAGCTGCACTGGAGACAACCACCAAAATCACCCAAGTCGTATTCGACAAGACTGGCACAATCACGCGCGGTAAGATGAGCGTTGCCAAGATGGAGTTGGTTACCGGCTGGAAGGGTGACTCGCTACGAAAGAGACTCTGGTGGTCAGTTGTTGGTCTTGCTGAGATGGGCAGCGAACACCCGATTGGCAGAGCCatcctggctgctgctaaaGAAGGACTCGGAATTCTCGATGCTGAGAGTGCTGTCCCCGGTAGCGTTGTTGACTTTAAGCTTACTGTCGGTGGAGGAATCAATGCCCTCGTTGAGCCTGCGTTATCTGGCGAGAGAACTCGCTACAGGGTTCTAGCCGGAAACGTCAAGTTCCTTGAAAGCAATGGCGTCGAAGTTCCTCAAAGTGCCATTGATGCCGCAGATCAAACCAACTCCTCAACaaagggcaagggcaagggctCGCCGTCAGAAAATGTAAGCGCAGGAACAACAAACATCTTCATTGCCATTGATGGAAACTACACGGGCCACCTCTGCCTTTCGGACATCATCAAGGATGGCGCGCTCTGGGCAATCTCTGTGCTGCACCGTATGGGAGTCAAGACAGCCATGGTTACCGGAGACCAGCGCCCCACGGCCTTGGCCGTTGCAGCCGTTGTCGGCATCTCTCCTGAAAACGTATACGCCGGCGTTAGCCCCGACATGAAACAAACCATCATCAAGCAAATCCAAGAGCAGGGTGAAGTTGTTGCCATGGTGGGAGACGGCATCAACGACTCTCCTGCCCTGGCCACGGCCGACGTAGGTatcgccatggccagcggAACAGACGTCGCTATGGAGGCCGCGGATATCGTCCTGATGCGCCCCGACGACTTGCTCTGCGTCCCGTCCGCCATGCACCTCACCCGACACATCTTCCGCCGCATCAAGATGAACCTGGCATGGGCCTGCCTGTACAACATCATCGGCATCCCCCTCGCCATGGGCTTCTTCCTGCCCCTCGGCGTCCACCTGCACCCCATGGTGGCAGCAGGCGCcatggcctgcagcagcgtcagcGTTGTGTTGAGCAGCCTGATGCTCAAGTACTGGAAGCGACCCCAGTGGTTCGAGGAGAACTCGCTCGACGCCTCTGGCAACAGCAACCTGCAGTGGAAGAGCGGCTCCGGCATCGTTGGCTGGGCGAGGGAGATGTTTGGCCGTGCTCGTGGCACGAAGCGCGGCGAGGGATACGTTGCCCTGGAGGATCTAGAGGCTTAG